In Dolichospermum flos-aquae CCAP 1403/13F, the following proteins share a genomic window:
- a CDS encoding D-alanine--D-alanine ligase family protein — MTKLRVGLLFGGRSGEHEVSIISARAIAQALSLEENANKYEILAFYIQKDGVWQAGEVAQQVLTSGVPQEIPSITPNLWQFPSETAQVELWFPVLHGPNGEDGTIQGLLTLTQVPFVGSGVLGSAMGMDKIAMKMAFAQAGLPQVKYKAVTRAQVWSNACVFPKLCDEIEVVLGYPCFVKPANLGSSVGIAKVRSRQELETALDNAAAHDRRIIVEAGVVAREVECAVLGNDNPRVSVIGEITFESDFYDYETKYTPGKADLFIPANLPEVVAQQIQDMALQAFAAVDAAGLSRVDFFYVEATGEIFINEINTFPGFTSTSMYPQLWANTDIPFAKLVDQLILLAISRHSPIN, encoded by the coding sequence ATGACTAAGCTACGGGTGGGTTTACTGTTTGGTGGACGTTCTGGAGAACATGAAGTTTCAATAATTTCGGCACGGGCGATCGCTCAAGCCCTCAGTTTAGAGGAAAATGCTAATAAATACGAAATTTTGGCTTTTTATATCCAAAAAGATGGTGTTTGGCAAGCAGGAGAAGTTGCACAACAAGTTTTAACATCTGGTGTTCCCCAAGAAATCCCCTCCATAACCCCTAATTTATGGCAATTCCCGTCCGAAACTGCCCAAGTTGAGCTTTGGTTTCCCGTTCTTCACGGTCCCAATGGCGAAGATGGTACAATTCAAGGTTTATTGACTTTAACCCAAGTTCCCTTTGTTGGGTCTGGGGTATTGGGTTCAGCAATGGGAATGGATAAAATTGCCATGAAAATGGCCTTTGCCCAAGCGGGACTACCTCAAGTAAAATATAAAGCTGTGACGAGGGCGCAAGTTTGGTCAAATGCTTGTGTATTTCCCAAATTGTGTGATGAAATTGAAGTTGTATTAGGCTATCCCTGTTTTGTCAAACCTGCTAATCTAGGTTCATCGGTAGGAATTGCTAAAGTGCGATCGCGTCAAGAATTAGAAACAGCTTTAGATAATGCAGCCGCCCATGACAGACGGATTATTGTTGAAGCTGGAGTTGTGGCCAGAGAAGTTGAATGTGCAGTTTTAGGTAACGACAACCCCAGAGTTTCCGTCATTGGTGAAATTACCTTTGAGAGTGATTTTTACGATTACGAAACTAAATATACCCCAGGGAAAGCCGATTTATTCATTCCTGCAAACTTACCAGAGGTGGTAGCACAACAAATTCAAGATATGGCTTTACAAGCTTTTGCGGCTGTTGATGCGGCTGGGTTATCCAGAGTAGACTTTTTTTATGTGGAAGCTACGGGAGAAATTTTCATCAACGAAATCAATACTTTTCCAGGTTTTACCTCTACAAGTATGTATCCCCAACTCTGGGCTAATACGGATATACCCTTTGCCAAATTAGTAGATCAGTTAATTCTACTAGCAATTTCAAGACATTCTCCAATTAATTAA
- a CDS encoding hybrid sensor histidine kinase/response regulator — protein MNTILIIEDEVQIRNNLRQILHLSDFDTLVAENGLQGLELAKDKHPNLIICDLMMPELDGYDVLTQLRQHSDTATIPIIFLTAKSEWSDLRKGMELGADDYLTKPFNSNQLLQAIATRLNKQAIFEQKTQEKLDNLRSSITNSLPHEINTPLSHIIGISELLMANYGEFDQAEILEMLQHIHKAGQRLHRLTMNFIMYADLELLASNPEKVAALRNNGVKTFVTSIVESVAGEIAKKADREADLTIDISDGMAQISPAKIAKITEEIIENAFKFSLPNTPVKIVGNSNNNAFHLYVIDYGRGMTQEQINNVGAYVQFERKMYEQQGSGLGLLIVKRLVELHGGEFSIESIYGAQTIMRIVLPQPKF, from the coding sequence ATGAATACGATTTTAATTATTGAAGATGAAGTTCAAATCAGAAACAATCTTAGGCAGATATTGCACTTGTCAGATTTTGATACATTAGTTGCAGAAAATGGGTTACAGGGTTTAGAGTTGGCTAAAGATAAACATCCTAATTTGATAATTTGCGATTTAATGATGCCTGAGTTAGATGGCTATGATGTATTAACTCAACTGCGTCAGCATAGTGATACTGCAACAATTCCTATAATTTTCTTAACTGCTAAATCAGAGTGGTCAGATTTACGTAAAGGGATGGAACTTGGTGCTGATGATTATTTAACAAAGCCTTTTAATTCTAATCAATTATTGCAAGCGATCGCTACCAGACTGAATAAACAAGCAATATTTGAGCAAAAAACTCAGGAAAAATTGGATAATTTACGCAGTTCTATTACTAATTCACTACCCCATGAAATTAATACCCCTCTCAGTCATATTATAGGAATATCAGAATTATTGATGGCAAACTATGGAGAATTTGACCAGGCAGAAATATTAGAAATGCTACAACATATTCATAAAGCTGGTCAACGCTTGCATAGATTAACTATGAATTTTATCATGTATGCAGACCTGGAGTTATTAGCATCTAACCCGGAAAAAGTAGCAGCACTGAGAAATAATGGAGTTAAAACTTTTGTCACATCAATAGTTGAAAGTGTAGCTGGGGAAATTGCCAAAAAAGCTGATAGAGAAGCTGATTTAACGATTGATATCTCAGATGGTATGGCGCAAATATCTCCTGCAAAAATAGCTAAAATTACTGAAGAAATAATTGAGAATGCCTTTAAATTTTCTCTGCCTAATACACCAGTGAAGATTGTCGGAAATAGTAATAATAATGCCTTTCATTTATATGTAATTGACTATGGACGTGGTATGACTCAGGAGCAAATTAATAATGTTGGGGCTTATGTCCAATTTGAACGTAAAATGTATGAACAACAAGGTTCTGGTTTAGGATTATTAATTGTTAAAAGATTGGTAGAACTACATGGAGGAGAGTTTTCCATTGAGAGTATCTATGGGGCGCAAACTATTATGAGAATTGTGCTTCCTCAGCCGAAATTTTAA
- the rpsB gene encoding 30S ribosomal protein S2 yields the protein MPVVSLAQMMESGVHFGHQTRRWNPKMAPYIYTSRNGVHIIDLVQTAQLMDNAYNYMRTQSEQGKKFLFVGTKRQAAGIIAQEALRCGSHYINQRWLGGMLTNWATIKTRAERLKDLERREETGALDLLPKKEASMLRREMTKLQKYLGGIKNMRKVPDIVVIVDQKREYNAVQECEKLGIPIVSMLDTNCDPDVVDIPIPANDDAIRSIKLIVGKLADAIYEGRHGQLEAEEDYDDYADEDYEYDESDSTESEGEA from the coding sequence ATGCCAGTAGTTTCCTTGGCTCAAATGATGGAGTCAGGTGTTCACTTTGGTCACCAGACCAGACGTTGGAACCCTAAAATGGCTCCTTATATCTACACCTCACGAAATGGTGTACATATCATTGACTTGGTACAAACAGCCCAGTTGATGGATAACGCGTATAATTATATGCGGACCCAATCCGAGCAAGGTAAAAAATTCCTGTTTGTTGGTACTAAGCGCCAAGCAGCCGGAATTATTGCCCAAGAAGCCCTCCGTTGTGGTTCTCACTACATTAACCAACGTTGGTTGGGTGGAATGCTCACCAACTGGGCAACGATTAAAACCAGAGCCGAGCGTCTCAAAGATTTAGAGCGGAGAGAAGAAACCGGCGCACTGGATTTATTGCCAAAGAAAGAAGCCTCTATGCTGCGTCGGGAAATGACGAAGCTACAAAAATACTTGGGCGGCATTAAAAACATGAGGAAAGTTCCCGATATCGTGGTTATTGTTGACCAGAAGCGGGAATATAACGCAGTTCAAGAATGCGAAAAATTAGGTATTCCCATTGTGTCCATGTTGGATACAAATTGTGATCCAGACGTTGTGGATATTCCTATTCCAGCCAACGACGACGCAATCAGATCCATTAAGCTAATTGTTGGTAAATTAGCAGATGCTATCTACGAAGGCCGTCACGGTCAACTAGAAGCAGAAGAAGATTACGATGATTATGCTGACGAAGATTACGAATATGATGAAAGTGATAGCACTGAATCTGAAGGCGAAGCATAA
- the tsf gene encoding translation elongation factor Ts, whose translation MAEISAKLVQELRQKTGAGMMDCKKALKENEGDVEAATTWLRQKGIAKADKGSARIAAEGLVDTYIQADGQIGVLIEVNCQTDFVARNEAFKALVKNLAQQAATADSVQSLLAQPYIEKSSVTVDEFIKETIATLGENIQVRRFVNFSLTTDTPGIADSYIHTGGRVGVLLELNSQTDAAATNEEFQNLARNAAMQVAACPNVEYVSVDQIPAEIVTKEKDIEMGKDDLGNKPENIKEKIVQGRIDKRLKEMTLLDQPYIRDQSISVEELVKQVKSKVGEEIQVSRFVRYVLGEGIEKNEMSFADEVAAQMGAK comes from the coding sequence ATGGCGGAAATATCTGCAAAACTCGTCCAAGAGCTACGCCAAAAAACCGGTGCTGGCATGATGGACTGCAAAAAGGCACTGAAGGAAAATGAAGGTGATGTCGAAGCGGCTACAACTTGGCTACGGCAAAAAGGTATTGCTAAAGCTGATAAAGGAAGCGCTCGCATTGCCGCAGAAGGTTTAGTAGACACCTATATTCAAGCTGATGGACAGATAGGTGTACTCATAGAGGTCAACTGCCAAACTGACTTTGTTGCCCGCAATGAAGCTTTTAAAGCCTTAGTTAAGAATCTGGCACAACAAGCTGCAACTGCTGATAGTGTGCAGTCTTTATTGGCTCAACCCTATATTGAAAAGTCCAGCGTCACTGTTGATGAATTCATCAAAGAAACCATTGCTACTCTTGGTGAAAATATTCAAGTGCGTCGCTTTGTGAATTTCTCTCTCACCACTGATACACCAGGAATAGCAGATAGCTATATTCATACTGGTGGTCGTGTTGGTGTATTATTGGAGCTAAATTCTCAAACCGATGCAGCCGCTACTAATGAAGAGTTCCAAAACTTGGCACGAAACGCTGCAATGCAAGTTGCTGCTTGTCCTAACGTTGAATACGTTAGCGTAGACCAAATCCCTGCCGAAATTGTCACCAAAGAAAAAGACATCGAAATGGGTAAGGACGACTTAGGCAACAAACCAGAGAACATCAAAGAAAAGATTGTTCAAGGTAGAATTGATAAGCGCCTCAAAGAAATGACTTTACTAGATCAACCTTATATCCGTGATCAAAGTATTTCGGTAGAAGAATTGGTGAAACAAGTAAAATCCAAAGTTGGCGAAGAAATTCAAGTTAGTCGCTTTGTGCGCTATGTACTCGGTGAAGGCATTGAAAAGAACGAAATGAGCTTTGCTGATGAAGTTGCTGCCCAAATGGGTGCTAAGTAA
- the recG gene encoding ATP-dependent DNA helicase RecG produces MTNEMLDWIRLHKALAFEAEKGFIDLVGKQYRFSEFLCLTFGNFPTALPPKERLRWHQVGMQFANYPNLTLPERQHLVAEVRRYLNQLQQELETEGPQINYESKNQHPTTPIVAEVSKRLAPTLDKQLRDLPEIGIRKSENLGRLNLYTVRDLLFYYPRDHIDYARQVNISELAGGETVTIIATVKRFNFFTSPKNKKLSILELILKDNTGQIKVTRFYAGARFSSRGWQESLKRLYPVGSMLAACGLVKGGKYGLTLDNPELEVLANPGDTIDSLTIGRVVPIYALTEGVMANTVRQAMMIALTAAVNLKDPLPKGLREKYALMELKDAIPNIHFPKDSDSLKIARRRLVFDEFFYLQLGLLQRQKKAREIQTSAILAPTGKLLEEFNEILPFQLTGAQQRVVNEILTDLQKPVAMNRLVQGDVGSGKTVVAVIAILAAIQSGYQAALMAPTEVLAEQHYRKLVSWFNLLHLPVELLTGSTKIAKRREIHSQLETGELPLLVGTHALIQDKVNFQRLGLVVIDEQHRFGVQQRAKLQQKGEQPHVLTMTATPIPRTLALTVHGDLDVSQIDELPPGRQQIKTTMLSGQQRPQAYDLIRREVAQGRQVYIVLPLVEESEKLDLRSAVDEHQKLQESVFPDFQIGLLHGRMTSAEKEAAIHKFRDNETQIIVSTTVIEVGVDVPNATVMLIEHAERFGLSQLHQLRGRVGRGAAQSYCLLMSSSRSPDAQQRLKVLEQSQDGFFISEMDMRFRGPGEVMGTRQSGVADFTLASLVEDEDILLLARQAAEKVIEMDASLARWPLMQDELKYRYERLMGGAILT; encoded by the coding sequence ATGACTAATGAAATGCTCGATTGGATAAGATTACATAAAGCTTTAGCATTTGAGGCAGAAAAAGGCTTTATAGATTTAGTAGGTAAGCAATATCGCTTTAGTGAGTTTCTTTGTTTGACTTTTGGTAATTTCCCAACTGCTTTACCACCAAAAGAAAGACTCCGCTGGCATCAAGTAGGAATGCAATTTGCCAATTATCCAAATTTAACATTACCAGAAAGACAACATTTAGTAGCAGAAGTTAGAAGATATCTAAATCAACTTCAACAAGAACTAGAAACAGAAGGACCTCAAATAAATTACGAATCTAAAAATCAACATCCCACAACTCCAATTGTTGCCGAAGTTAGTAAAAGACTAGCACCAACACTGGATAAACAACTGAGAGATTTACCAGAAATTGGCATCAGAAAATCCGAGAATTTAGGGCGATTAAATTTATATACAGTCCGTGATTTACTATTTTATTATCCTCGTGATCATATTGATTATGCCCGTCAAGTAAATATTAGTGAGTTGGCAGGAGGAGAAACAGTAACTATCATAGCGACGGTAAAACGGTTTAATTTTTTCACCAGTCCTAAAAATAAGAAATTATCAATTTTAGAATTAATCCTCAAAGATAATACTGGACAAATTAAAGTTACCCGTTTTTATGCAGGTGCGCGTTTTAGTAGTCGTGGTTGGCAAGAAAGTTTAAAACGCCTATATCCTGTAGGTAGTATGTTAGCAGCTTGTGGATTAGTAAAAGGTGGTAAATATGGTTTAACTTTGGATAACCCAGAATTGGAAGTTTTGGCAAATCCAGGAGATACCATTGATTCTCTCACTATTGGGCGAGTTGTTCCCATTTACGCCCTGACTGAAGGAGTAATGGCTAATACAGTCAGACAGGCAATGATGATCGCTTTAACAGCAGCAGTGAATTTAAAAGATCCTTTACCTAAAGGTTTACGGGAAAAATATGCTTTGATGGAATTGAAAGATGCAATTCCTAATATTCATTTTCCTAAAGATAGTGACTCCTTAAAAATCGCTCGTCGTCGGTTAGTATTTGATGAATTTTTCTACTTGCAACTAGGCTTATTGCAACGGCAAAAAAAAGCGCGAGAAATTCAAACTAGTGCCATACTTGCACCCACAGGTAAATTATTAGAAGAATTTAACGAAATTCTCCCTTTTCAACTGACCGGCGCACAACAACGAGTTGTTAATGAAATTCTCACCGATTTACAAAAACCTGTAGCCATGAATCGCTTAGTTCAGGGTGATGTTGGTTCAGGGAAAACTGTGGTTGCTGTTATTGCTATTTTGGCAGCAATTCAATCAGGTTATCAAGCGGCGTTAATGGCTCCCACGGAAGTATTAGCAGAACAGCATTATCGTAAGTTAGTTAGTTGGTTTAACTTGTTACATTTGCCTGTTGAATTATTAACAGGTTCGACAAAAATAGCCAAAAGGAGAGAAATTCATTCTCAGTTAGAAACAGGTGAGCTACCTTTATTAGTCGGGACTCATGCCTTAATTCAAGATAAAGTTAATTTTCAACGTTTGGGCTTAGTAGTAATAGATGAACAGCATCGTTTTGGGGTACAACAACGGGCAAAGTTACAGCAAAAAGGCGAACAACCTCATGTTTTAACCATGACAGCTACGCCCATTCCTCGGACTTTGGCATTAACTGTACATGGGGATTTAGATGTTAGTCAAATTGATGAATTACCACCGGGAAGACAACAAATTAAAACCACAATGTTAAGTGGTCAACAACGTCCCCAGGCTTACGATTTAATCCGTCGAGAAGTTGCCCAAGGTAGACAAGTTTATATAGTTTTGCCTTTGGTAGAAGAATCGGAAAAATTAGATTTACGTTCGGCTGTAGATGAACATCAAAAGTTACAAGAAAGTGTTTTTCCTGATTTTCAAATTGGGTTATTGCATGGACGCATGACTTCAGCCGAAAAAGAAGCAGCAATTCACAAATTCCGCGATAATGAAACTCAAATTATCGTTTCTACCACTGTGATTGAGGTGGGAGTGGATGTTCCTAATGCCACTGTGATGCTGATTGAACACGCGGAAAGATTTGGTTTATCACAATTGCACCAATTACGGGGTCGTGTAGGACGGGGTGCAGCGCAATCTTATTGTTTATTAATGAGTAGTTCTAGAAGTCCTGATGCTCAACAACGCTTGAAGGTGTTGGAACAGTCCCAAGATGGTTTTTTTATCTCGGAAATGGATATGCGGTTTCGCGGTCCTGGAGAAGTGATGGGAACTCGCCAATCAGGTGTAGCGGATTTTACTTTGGCTAGTTTGGTGGAAGATGAGGACATTTTGCTGTTAGCACGACAAGCAGCGGAAAAGGTGATTGAGATGGATGCAAGTTTAGCGCGTTGGCCATTAATGCAGGATGAGTTGAAGTATAGGTATGAGCGGTTAATGGGTGGCGCGATTTTGACGTAA
- a CDS encoding IS1634 family transposase, translating into MEIQNIDHLGIVAGIIDSIGIVEIINELIGVEKDEKVNAGQVVKAMIINGLGFVSKPLYMFPKYFETIACEHLIGAGVKPEYLNDDKLGRVMDKLFIKGLDTIFFIIALKAAQKFGVSLSTSHLDSSSMHVHGQYNTSLPFVIFESQKVGNNQELEELAVKSPKEITITYGYSRDHRPDLKQFIIEMICSGDGDIPIFLKLASGNQADSSCFGKIAVEYQKQLEVNSLMVADAALYTESNLKMMSELRWLCRVPLSIKAAKSLISTLAESEFIDSTIPGYKLASKIQNYAGIEQRWLVVQSQERKESDLHKLTQKITKAESKAVQDLKKLSQERFACVADAIKALSKLSKQFKYHQIHESTVTQVKSNKKDTSGEISYQISATVSQDESKINTELLSAGRFIIATNVLDSKELSNDSMLREYKAQQSCERGFGFLKDPLFFADSIFLKSPERIESLGMIMGLCLLVYTLAQRHIRNALLESKSTIKNQLGKATNRPTLRWIFQCFQCIHLVTLNQEKHISNWNKDRDFILSLLPDDCLRYYQLVS; encoded by the coding sequence ATGGAAATTCAGAACATAGACCATCTAGGGATAGTAGCAGGAATCATAGATTCAATCGGAATAGTAGAAATAATAAATGAATTAATAGGAGTCGAAAAAGACGAAAAAGTAAATGCAGGTCAAGTGGTAAAAGCCATGATAATAAACGGGTTAGGATTTGTCTCCAAACCGTTATATATGTTTCCCAAATATTTTGAAACAATAGCCTGTGAGCATTTAATAGGAGCAGGAGTAAAACCAGAATATCTCAACGACGATAAATTGGGGAGAGTCATGGATAAACTGTTTATAAAAGGCTTAGATACAATCTTTTTTATCATAGCCTTAAAAGCTGCTCAAAAATTTGGAGTATCACTATCAACATCACATCTAGACTCATCATCAATGCACGTGCATGGGCAGTATAACACTAGCTTACCATTCGTAATATTTGAGAGTCAAAAAGTAGGAAATAACCAAGAATTAGAAGAATTAGCAGTAAAATCACCAAAAGAAATAACCATCACCTACGGTTATTCTCGTGACCATCGTCCAGACTTAAAACAGTTTATCATAGAAATGATATGTTCAGGAGATGGAGACATACCAATATTTTTAAAACTAGCATCGGGAAACCAAGCTGACTCATCATGTTTTGGTAAAATAGCAGTAGAATATCAAAAACAATTAGAAGTTAATAGTCTCATGGTTGCTGACGCTGCTTTATATACAGAATCAAACCTGAAAATGATGTCAGAATTACGTTGGTTATGTCGAGTACCATTAAGCATAAAAGCAGCAAAATCATTAATATCAACATTAGCAGAATCAGAATTTATTGATAGTACAATACCAGGATATAAATTAGCATCAAAAATCCAAAATTATGCAGGGATAGAACAAAGATGGTTAGTAGTGCAAAGTCAAGAAAGAAAAGAATCAGACCTGCATAAGCTCACACAAAAAATTACCAAAGCAGAATCAAAAGCTGTGCAAGATTTGAAAAAGTTATCACAAGAGAGATTTGCATGTGTTGCAGATGCTATCAAGGCATTATCAAAATTATCAAAACAATTCAAATATCATCAAATTCACGAAAGTACGGTGACTCAAGTAAAATCTAATAAAAAAGATACTTCAGGAGAAATATCCTATCAAATATCAGCTACAGTCTCCCAGGATGAAAGTAAAATTAATACAGAATTGCTGAGTGCGGGACGTTTTATTATTGCGACAAATGTTTTAGATTCAAAGGAACTAAGCAATGATTCTATGCTCAGGGAATATAAAGCTCAACAATCATGTGAAAGAGGGTTTGGTTTTCTCAAAGACCCATTATTTTTTGCCGACAGTATTTTCCTCAAAAGTCCTGAGAGAATAGAGTCTTTGGGAATGATTATGGGTTTATGTCTACTGGTTTATACTTTGGCTCAACGTCATATTAGAAATGCTCTTTTGGAGTCTAAATCAACAATTAAAAATCAATTAGGCAAAGCAACTAATCGTCCTACTTTACGCTGGATTTTTCAATGCTTTCAGTGTATTCATTTGGTTACACTCAATCAGGAGAAACATATTTCTAATTGGAATAAGGACAGAGATTTTATCTTGAGTCTTTTACCAGATGATTGTTTACGTTACTATCAATTAGTCAGCTAA
- a CDS encoding amidohydrolase family protein, whose product MWDINLLVKRAVALGHDVMNVLQIACVNPVKHYNLDVGLLQVGDSADLIVVDNLQDFTVLATYCQGVLTAKTGSTLLPFVPVKPINSRRQCSSCITFTCGWVDE is encoded by the coding sequence ATGTGGGATATAAATCTACTGGTAAAACGGGCTGTGGCATTAGGTCACGATGTGATGAATGTCCTGCAAATTGCCTGTGTGAACCCTGTCAAACATTACAATTTGGATGTGGGATTACTACAAGTTGGGGACAGTGCAGATTTGATTGTTGTTGATAATTTACAAGATTTCACGGTGTTGGCTACTTATTGTCAAGGTGTTTTAACAGCAAAAACCGGGTCAACTTTGTTACCATTTGTTCCTGTCAAACCTATCAATAGCAGAAGACAATGTAGTTCATGTATTACCTTTACCTGTGGCTGGGTTGATGAGTGA
- a CDS encoding adenine deaminase C-terminal domain-containing protein — protein sequence MSDSDGYEVAKQYAELDNWAKQLGSKLTAPFMTLSFMALLVIPDLKLSDRGLFSGKEFRFVSLWID from the coding sequence ATGAGTGATAGCGATGGTTATGAGGTAGCAAAACAGTATGCAGAACTTGATAATTGGGCAAAACAATTAGGGTCAAAACTGACTGCACCATTCATGACACTTTCATTTATGGCATTGCTGGTGATCCCAGACTTAAAACTGAGTGACCGGGGGTTATTTAGTGGTAAAGAATTCCGGTTTGTGTCGTTGTGGATTGATTAG
- a CDS encoding IS4 family transposase — protein MGIQKEHHQMLTQFTTEYDLQPIAKHLSTIIKESLASVSSSKCRQGTILVPTFVIWFVILSTIRRDLSYLGIMDWMISGLRWLSCCLPKQLISEGAMSHARVRIGLTVFQLIFKKLTSSLTTLKYDFHKWTTVIFDGSTGTTPDTESNRDKFGKSKCGRGESAFPMLRIVTLISASTRLILDFTYGSSQGKGTGERTLMTKLLAQFNQKNLLFLLDAGLYSFATIFSIRTKECDFLLRVASNVKLPVISDSRLPDGYMARYPDGSYLSEINGKILNLEKSTESHKQWNQESIIVRVIEYQIPGFLPRRLVTSIIDPNISAKELIIHYHCRWEVEISFCEIKTHQCATLKGQMPTIFRSKTSELVEQELYAMLIAYNLLRDLIYQSANEYNKNPLLLSFLESLQLVIDLVQLISHSSLKLREIQHQYLLSLISQSEIDRPRRKRINPRVVKIKMSKFKRKNSSHKSEIRDIEKDLKILPPQAV, from the coding sequence ATGGGAATTCAAAAAGAACATCATCAGATGCTTACTCAGTTTACGACAGAATATGATCTGCAACCAATTGCAAAACATTTATCAACTATTATCAAAGAATCTTTGGCGAGTGTTTCATCAAGTAAATGTCGTCAAGGAACGATTCTAGTACCAACGTTTGTCATTTGGTTTGTAATTCTCTCCACTATCCGTCGTGATTTAAGTTATTTAGGAATAATGGATTGGATGATATCAGGATTGAGGTGGTTATCCTGTTGTCTACCAAAACAACTTATTTCTGAAGGTGCTATGAGTCATGCCAGAGTTCGTATAGGATTAACAGTTTTTCAACTAATATTTAAAAAACTCACTTCTAGTTTGACAACATTGAAATATGACTTTCATAAATGGACTACAGTAATATTTGATGGTTCCACAGGTACGACACCTGATACTGAAAGTAATCGTGATAAATTTGGGAAGTCTAAATGTGGTCGAGGAGAAAGTGCTTTTCCCATGCTGAGAATAGTCACATTAATATCAGCATCAACACGCCTGATCCTAGATTTTACCTATGGTTCGAGCCAAGGTAAAGGAACTGGTGAAAGGACTTTAATGACTAAATTACTGGCACAATTTAACCAGAAAAACTTATTATTTTTATTAGATGCTGGTTTATATTCCTTTGCAACTATTTTTAGTATTCGTACAAAAGAATGCGACTTTTTACTTAGGGTAGCTTCTAATGTTAAACTACCTGTTATCTCTGATTCTCGTTTGCCAGATGGATACATGGCTAGATATCCAGATGGAAGTTATTTATCAGAAATTAATGGCAAAATTCTCAATTTAGAAAAATCTACAGAATCGCATAAACAATGGAATCAGGAAAGTATCATTGTCCGAGTTATTGAATATCAAATTCCTGGTTTTCTCCCTCGTCGTTTAGTTACTAGTATTATTGACCCTAATATTTCTGCCAAAGAATTAATTATTCACTATCATTGCAGATGGGAGGTGGAAATTAGTTTCTGTGAAATAAAAACACATCAATGTGCTACGCTCAAAGGACAAATGCCCACTATTTTTCGGAGCAAAACATCTGAATTAGTCGAACAAGAACTTTATGCTATGTTAATTGCTTATAATCTACTCCGCGATTTAATTTACCAATCTGCTAACGAATATAATAAAAATCCTTTACTCCTTAGTTTTCTTGAATCTTTGCAACTAGTTATAGATTTAGTACAACTCATCAGCCATTCATCCTTAAAATTACGAGAAATTCAACATCAATATTTATTATCATTAATTTCCCAGTCTGAAATTGATCGCCCCCGACGAAAACGTATTAATCCCCGTGTTGTCAAAATTAAAATGTCCAAATTCAAGCGCAAAAACTCTTCCCATAAATCTGAAATCAGAGATATAGAAAAAGACTTGAAAATCCTTCCCCCACAAGCAGTTTGA